The following coding sequences are from one Lemur catta isolate mLemCat1 chromosome 16, mLemCat1.pri, whole genome shotgun sequence window:
- the GRM6 gene encoding metabotropic glutamate receptor 6, translating to MARPRRAREPLLLALLPPLAWLAQAGLARAAGSVRLAGGLTLGGLFPVHARGAAGRACGPLKKEQGVHRLEAMLYALDRVNADPALLPGVRLGARLLDTCSRDTYALEQALSFVQALIRGRGDGDEVGVRCPGGVPPLRAAPPERVVAVVGASASSVSIMVANVLRLFAIPQISYASTAPELSDSTRYDFFSRVVPPDSYQAQAMVDIVRALGWNYVSTLASEGNYGESGVEAFVQISREAGGVCIAQSIKIPREPKPGEFNKVIRRLTETPNARGIIIFANEDDIRRVLEAARQANLTGHFLWVGSDSWGAKTSPILSLEDVAAGAITILPKRASIDGFDQYFMTRSLENNRRNIWFAEFWEENFNCKLTGSGAPSDGSTRKCTGEERIGRDSTYEQEGKVQFVIDAVYAIAHALHSMHQALCPGHTGLCPAMEPTDGRMLLQYIRAVRFNGSAGTPVMFNENGDAPGRYDIFQYQATNGSASSGGYQAVGQWAEALRLDVEALQWSGDSQEVPSSQCSLPCGPGERKKMVKGVPCCWHCEACDGYRFQVDEFTCEACPGDMRPTPNHTGCRPTPVVRLTWSSPWAAPPLLLAVLGIMATTTVVATFVRHNNTPIVRASGRELSYVLLTGIFLIYAITFLMVAEPGDAVCAARRLFLGLGTTLSYSALLTKTNRIYRIFEQGKRSVTPPPFISPTSQLVITFSLTSLQVVGVIAWLGAKPPHSVIDYEEQRTVDPEQARGVLKCDMSDLSLIGCLGYSLLLMVTCTVYAIKARGVPETFNEAKPIGFTMYTTCIIWLAFVPIFFGTAQSAEKIYIQTTTLTVSLSLSASVSLGMLYVPKTYVILFHPEQNVQKRKRSLKTTSTVVAPAKGEGAEDPK from the exons ATGGCGCGGCCCCGGCGTGCCCGCGAGCCGCTGCTGCTGGCGCTGCTGCCGCCGCTGGCGTGGCTGGCGCAGGCGGGGCTGGCGCGCGCCGCGGGCTCCGTGCGCCTGGCCGGCGGCCTCACGCTGGGCGGCCTGTTCCCGGTGCACGCGCGCGGCGCGGCGGGCCGGGCGTGCGGGCCGCTGAAGAAGGAGCAGGGCGTGCACCGGCTCGAGGCCATGCTGTACGCGCTGGACCGCGTCAACGCCGACCCCGCGCTGCTGCCCGGCGTGCGCCTGGGCGCGCGGCTGCTGGACACCTGCTCGCGGGACACGTACGCGCTGGAGCAGGCGCTGAGCTTCGTGCAGGCGCTGATCCGCGGCCGCGGCGACGGCGACGAAGTGGGCGTGCGCTGCCCCGGGGGCGTCCCCCCTCTGCGCGCCGCGCCCCCCGAGCGCGTCGTGGCCGTCGTGGGCGCCTCGGCCAGCTCCGTCTCCATCATGGTCGCCAACGTGCTGCGCTTGTTTGCG ATACCCCAGATCAGCTACGCCTCCACAGCCCCAGAGCTCAGCGACTCCACACGCTACGACTTCTTCTCTCGGGTGGTGCCGCCAGACTCATACCAGGCCCAGGCCATGGTAGACATCGTGCGGGCACTGGGATGGAACTACGTGTCCACGCTGGCCTCAGAGGGCAACTATGGCGAGAGTGGGGTTGAGGCGTTTGTGCAAATCTCCCGTGAGGCTG GGGGGGTGTGTATTGCCCAGTCCATCAAGATTCCCAGGGAGCCGAAGCCGGGAGAGTTCAACAAGGTCATCAGGAGACTCACGGAGACACCCAACGCCCGGGGCATCATCATCTTTGCCAACGAGGACGACATCAG GCGCGTCCTGGAGGCAGCACGCCAGGCCAACTTGACAGGACACTTCCTGTGGGTCGGCTCAGACAGCTGGGGAGCCAAGACCTCACCCATCCTGAGCCTGGAGGACGTGGCCGCGGGAGCCATCACCATCCTGCCCAAGAGGGCCTCCATCGATG GATTTGACCAGTACTTCATGACGCGTTCCCTGGAGAACAACCGCAGGAACATTTGGTTTGCCGAGTTCTGGGAAGAGAATTTTAACTGCAAGCTGACCGGCTCAGGTGCCCCGTCAGATGGTTCCACCCGCAAGTGCACAG GCGAGGAACGCATCGGCCGGGACTCTACCTACGAGCAGGAGGGCAAGGTGCAGTTTGTGATCGATGCTGTGTACGCCATTGCTCACGCCCTCCACAGCATGCACCAGGCCCTCTGCCCCGGCCACACGGGCCTGTGCCCAGCGATGGAGCCCACTGATGGGCGGATGCTGCTGCAGTACATTCGAGCCGTGCGCTTCAATG GCAGCGCGGGGACCCCCGTGATGTTCAATGAGAACGGAGATGCACCCGGGCGGTACGACATCTTCCAGTACCAGGCCACCAACGGCAGTGCCAGCAGTGGCGGGTACCAGGCGGTGGGCCAGTGGGCAGAGGCCCTCAGACTGGAC GTGGAGGCCCTGCAGTGGTCAGGCGACTCCCAGGAGGTACCCTCGTCTCAGTGCAGCCTGCCCTGCGGGCCGGGGGAGCGGAAGAAGATGGTGAAGGGCGTCCCCTGTTGCTGGCACTGCGAGGCCTGCGACGGGTACCGCTTCCAGGTGGACGAGTTCACCTGCGAGGCCTGCCCTGGGGACATGAGGCCCACGCCCAACCACACCGGCTGCCGCCCCACGCCTGTGGTCCGCCTGACCTGGTCCTCCCCCTGGGCGGCCCCGCCGCTCCTCCTGGCCGTCCTGGGCATCATGGCCACCACCACGGTGGTGGCCACCTTCGTGCGGCACAACAACACCCCCATCGTCCGGGCCTCTGGCCGCGAGCTCAGCTACGTGCTCCTCACCGGCATCTTTCTCATCTACGCCATCACCTTCCTCATGGTGGCAGAGCCCGGGGACGCGGTCTGCGCCGCCCGCAGGCTCTTCCTGGGCCTGGGCACCACCCTCAGCTACTCGGCCCTGCTGACCAAGACCAACCGAATCTACCGCATCTTCGAGCAGGGCAAGCGCTCCGTCACGCCCCCGCCCTTCATCAGCCCCACGTCGCAGCTGGTCATCACCTTCAGCCTCACCTCCCTGCAG GTGGTGGGAGTGATAGCGTGGCTGGGGGCCAAGCCCCCGCACAGCGTCATTGACTACGAAGAGCAGCGCACAGTGGACCCGGAGCAGGCCAGAGGGGTGCTCAAGTGTGACATGTCGGATCTGTCCCTGATCGGCTGCCTGGGTTACAGCCTCCTGCTTATGGTCACGTGCACCGTGTATGCCATCAAAGCCCGTGGCGTGCCCGAGACCTTCAATGAGGCCAAGCCCATTGGCTTCACCATGTACACCACCTGCATCATCTGGCTGGCTTTTGTGCCCATCTTCTTCGGCACTGCCCAGTCAGCCGAAAAG ATCTACATCCAAACAACCACACTGACTGTGTCCTTGAGCCTGAGTGCATCGGTGTCCCTTGGCATGCTCTACGTACCCAAAACCTACGTCATCCTGTTCCATCCGGAGCAGAATGTGCAAAAGCGGAAGCGGAGCCTCAAGACAACCTCCACGGTGGTGGCCCCCGCGAAGGGCGAGGGCGCAGAGGACCCCAAGTAG